One region of Desulfovibrio sp. JC010 genomic DNA includes:
- the qmoC gene encoding quinone-interacting membrane-bound oxidoreductase complex subunit QmoC has translation MEKDIRIKPDLQFIKELQEVGGDSLKKCYQCATCSVACPLSPADNPYPRKEMVWAQWGLKDKLESDIDIWLCHNCGTCSDLCPRGARPADLLAGLRNMSYKKMMTPTIIGEWMSSPKHLPKLIAIPAAIYMVIWFIMAGVRGSFFPLKDGKIVYGHLFPGDFTIDPIFMIAFGFMAWTFYKGVKNLIASFKDQPKVFAVGDKSEKPGMLECFIDVCKNELLTHSKWKECGENDEADEQKFNGHRFIMLAFICLMVVTGVVAVTHWGGKIIPFLSPIGHTPMPLWHPIKILANVGAVLLIYSLVLLTKRRLNQDQSVHVSSYYDWYLLGLIWTIAVTGIMCEVLRLLGVAILAYPMYYVHLIAVFMMFVYLPWSKLGHLVYRTAALTYARYIGRLPMPVREEKTFTL, from the coding sequence ATGGAAAAAGATATTCGCATTAAACCGGATCTTCAGTTCATCAAGGAACTGCAGGAAGTCGGTGGCGATAGCCTCAAGAAGTGCTACCAGTGCGCTACCTGCTCCGTAGCATGTCCCCTGTCGCCTGCCGATAATCCTTACCCGCGTAAGGAAATGGTTTGGGCTCAGTGGGGCCTTAAAGATAAACTTGAAAGTGATATCGACATATGGCTCTGCCACAACTGCGGTACCTGCTCCGACCTGTGCCCCCGCGGCGCACGTCCGGCTGACCTGCTCGCAGGGCTGCGCAATATGTCCTATAAGAAGATGATGACCCCCACCATTATTGGTGAGTGGATGAGCTCCCCCAAACACCTGCCCAAGCTTATTGCTATCCCGGCAGCAATCTACATGGTGATCTGGTTCATCATGGCGGGAGTTCGCGGTTCCTTCTTCCCTCTCAAAGATGGTAAAATCGTTTACGGACATCTGTTTCCCGGCGACTTCACCATTGACCCCATCTTCATGATCGCCTTCGGCTTCATGGCATGGACCTTCTACAAGGGAGTGAAGAACCTTATTGCATCCTTCAAGGACCAGCCTAAGGTCTTTGCTGTAGGTGACAAGTCTGAAAAGCCCGGCATGCTGGAGTGTTTCATCGACGTTTGCAAAAACGAACTGTTGACCCACTCCAAGTGGAAAGAATGCGGTGAAAACGACGAAGCTGACGAACAGAAGTTCAACGGCCACCGTTTCATCATGCTCGCATTCATCTGCCTGATGGTAGTAACCGGTGTGGTTGCTGTGACCCACTGGGGCGGAAAGATTATTCCTTTCCTCTCTCCCATTGGTCATACTCCCATGCCGCTGTGGCACCCGATCAAGATTCTGGCCAACGTTGGCGCAGTACTGCTGATTTACTCTCTCGTGCTGCTCACCAAGCGTCGCCTGAATCAGGACCAGTCCGTACATGTATCCAGCTATTATGACTGGTACCTGCTCGGCCTGATCTGGACTATCGCCGTAACCGGCATAATGTGTGAAGTACTGCGTCTCCTCGGCGTGGCAATTCTCGCATACCCCATGTACTATGTACACTTGATCGCCGTATTCATGATGTTTGTCTATCTGCCGTGGTCCAAGCTTGGACACCTCGTCTACAGGACCGCAGCTTTAACTTATGCAAGATACATCGGCCGTCTGCCCATGCCGGTCCGTGAAGAAAAGACTTTTACTCTGTAA